CATCACCGGGGCTAATCACTGCGAGGATTGCCAGATAACAGGAATACTTCCCCCCCGGACTCACCACACACTGGGCGGCCGTCACACCATCGACCCCTTGTTTGCGATATTTTTCAGCCAGCGCATCGCGCAACGCTGGAATACCAGGAGCCGGTGCATATTTAGTCTTCCCCTCGCGGATCGCCTCAATGCAGGCCTCTTTAATGAATTCAGGCGTATCAAAATCGGGCTCCCCTGCACCGAAGCCGCAAACGTCTTCGCCCGCAGCCTTCAGTTCTTTGGCTTTGGCATCGACCGCTAGAGTTGGAGATGGAGCGATGTTACTCGCCCAAGTAGAGAGTTTAGCTTGCTGTGACATAGGTAGAAAAATAAAAAAACGCTCCCGTCTCCACTGAATTTAACAGTGCGACGGGAGCGCAGAATCAAAACTTCTGCGTGGGCAAAAGCAAGCCTAGCCTAAGATTCCTCCAAAAAGTGAATTCACTTCTTCGAAGCCTTTCGCTTAGCCGACTTCTTCTTGGAAGCCTTCTTAGCCACCTTTTTTGAAGCCGTCTTTTGAACGGACGGGGCCTTCGCAGCCTTAGCTGCGCGCTTCTTTACCGACACTTTTTTGACTGCTTTTTTGACTGTCTTTTTGGCGACTTTCTTGGCTGCCTTTTTCTGAGCGACTTTCTTAACCGCGCGCTTTTTGACAGCCGTTTTTTTAGCCACTTTCTTCTTTGCAGCTTTCTGGGCCACCTTAGGAGCGACAGTTTTCACGGCCTTCTTACTTGCCCGCTTCTTCACCGCGGTTTTCTTTGCGGCCTTTTTCTTAACCGCCTGCTTCTTAGCGACAGTCTTCTTAGCAGCTTTCTTCGCGGCTACCTTTTTCACCGCAGTCTTTTTGGCTACCTTTTTCACCGCTTTTTTAGTAGCCTTTTTCACCACTTTCTTTGCGACCTTCTTCTTAACAGCCTTTTTCTTGGCTGGAACTTTGCGAGCTGCCTTTTTGGCAGCAACTTTCTTCTTTGTTGTTTTTTTCTTAGGCATAGTAGTTTCGGGACTGAACCCCGGAAGTTCGTCTGGTAGAGAATCCAACGCCGCCCTCAACAAAACACCTACGCTGACTTTTTTTTGCTTGCTCAGCCGAACCAGTCGTTGACGCAGCTCATCCGACAAACGGACAGAGATCTGGCGGTGCGATACGTTAGCAATTTCCAATTCAGATAGATCCAAATTACTAACTGCATAACGAACAACTTCGCTTAAGGAGCGTGCTCCGGTTTTTAATTGAATCTCTTTCAGCCTAACTAGTAAGTCTTGCTGAAGATCAAAAGTTAATGGTGTCGTAGTTTTACTGCTCATACTCAATGCCTTACGCATGCCTATAAGCTGTTTTTTATATACACCAAGTCAACAATAATTCTAATAGCCCCACAAAGCGCAACTACAACGACATCCAACAACAAAATAACGCCCCAATCAACCTACAAATTTTCCATCGGCCACTGCTTATAATCACTCGCAGGCCGCATGGACACTGGAGAAAAAATCTCGCGCTCCAGAGATATGCCAACCGAAGCCGACTCGACATCGAATGTGGTCCGATCCTTCCCCGGATACTCCGTCAAAGTAATACGCTTAACAATGTACTGTTCCTGAACCTTCTGAAAACTCTCAACCGCGAAGCGAGAAGCGACCTCCCCCTGAGTATCCATGACCTCAATACGCCACAATGCATTATACGTATCATCCAGCCCCACACGCACCCCCGCAATACCGCGCTCCGCACTCGCAGACCCTTCCGGCGGATGCATCAAGAACTGCTGCGCTACCCGAGTCGCCCCCACCAAAGTAGGCCCCTCGTAGGTAAACTGCTCCCAATACACAAATGGCATCTGCAAATCAAAGGGCGAATAAAGTAAGCCCGGTAATATAGGCTCAAACAAAGCCTGCCCCTGCACCAACTGAAAAGACTCACTCTCGGAACGCCGAATCCACACCTGAGGCGCCACACCATTCTGGATAATAAGCTCCACCGCTGCTTGCACAGAATCGAACTGCGGATCCAACTTTGAGCTCGCGGGCTCCACCCGAAAACGAGTAATCGGCCCCAGCTCATTCCACGAGCCCCACATCATTCCATTATAACGCACTGTGCGCGCACGACGCGGCTTATGCTCAAGCTCAAACTCAAAACAAAAGTCACCGTCCAAGCGCTGCCGGCGAAAAGCCTCTAAGCGCTGCGCCCCCTCCTCCGCATCAATTCGCTGCATCAAGCGCGAAGCGCGATCGTCCCGATCACCCCCGGCTCGCTGGGCGCTCAACGGCATACAGACACAAAAAAGGCCAGCCACGGATAAACCGCATATGGCTGACCTTTGAAAAAGAGAATGAAAAAACGTTTTCTTAAATTGCATTAATTCGTGGCGGGCTGCAGATCACTCGCAGCGGCATCGACGGATTCGACAGCCTCTTGGACCTGAGCTTCAATCTCAGCAGCACCCGCTTCTACAGACTCGACAACTGCGTCCGAAGTTCCCTCTACCTTATCAACCGCAGCAGCAACATCAGCAGTCACAGCCTCCGACACACCCGCAGATTCAACCACCTCGGTAATTGTTTCCGCTACAGATTCCTCTTCCTTAGCAGAAATCAGCGTGCTCATATCCACCTCAGCAACTGCATCCGCAGCCTGCGCCTGATAGAGTAGATAAAGCCCCAGCGCGACTAAGAAGAAAGCAATAATTCCATAAACCGTGCCCTTGGTCAGAATATTGTTTGTATCCGAACCGAAGGCAGACTCCGCAGCTCCGCCACCCAGCGCAGCTCCCATACCGCCACTCTGACTGGTGCGCTGCATCAGCACGATTAAAATGACAAATGCCGAAATCAGCAAAAGGACGAGAGTTAAAAGACTGATGAGTAATGTGCTCATAATGGTAAGCCGTTGATAATGAGAAAAGCAGGGTAAAATGCCTAGCCTGCGACTGAGTTCAAGCGAAAAGGAAGGATTGAACGTCGAACATCAAACGTACAGTGGTAAATGGCGAACAAATCACATCTCCAGCCTAGAGCTTCCCCACACGTAAACGCTCCTCTAGCATCTGCATATCGCCGGGAATTTTAGACTGAAACTTAAGCTTCTTGCCACTAACCGGATGTATAATACCAATCGTCGCAGCGTGTAGCGCCTGTCGTTTAAAACCATAAGGAAGCTTCGCCCCCTTCTTTGCCACCGCCTTCTGCGTGCTCGGGTGATAAATACGATCCCCCACCAGTGGTAGTCCATTGGCAACGGCTTGAATGCGAATCTGATGCTTCAACCCCGTCTCTAAGCGAATGCGTAGCTTGGAAACATGGTGACGCTCAAAAACCTCTTCCACCTGATAGTGTGTAATCGCCTGAGTCGCCCCATCCGCGGGCCCGTCAACCAGTTGCTGATTATAACCACGCTCATCCAACTGCAAGTAATTCGTCCAAGTGCCCTGCGGCTCGACTGCATCCCCATCGCCATAGGCAATGTCCTCACGCAGAAAATCATGACTCCGCAGCTGCTTAATCAGATTCTGTCTCGCAGTATCATTCAGCGCCACGCACAAGAGACCACTGGTATATTGATCCAAACGATGGACCGGAAGTGGCTTCACTGCGTCGGGCGAACCAAAGAAACTGCGTCGCGTGGCCTCACCACGTGAATCATTCAAATAGTTGGCCAAGACCTCAATGGCCGAAATCTTCCCCTGCTTCTCCGTCGGAACCGAAAGCAAGCCCGACTCCTTATCCACAATCGCCAAATCGCTATCGAGGTAAACCAAGACCAGCTTTGGATGAATCCGCTTGCGGTGCCCCCAGGCCACGGCCGACTTTTCTGGCGTGCCGAGCGTCAAGGAAGCGCCCGGATCTGACAAACGCAGCCCCGCCTTCGTCACAACACGCCCGTCCAAGCAGAAGCGCCCCGACGCGATCCACTCCTTCAGTCGCTTACGTGGGGAATCAGGGCATAGCCGCGCCGCCCAATCAAGGAGCGTCTTTTCGTTTTGGTTAGAGTCTTCTGTCATCAATACACAGTGCGCCAAGTCTAGCGCAGGCAAGCAAGCTCATTCAGCCAAAGACCTAAAGACCCGGCTAGCGTCGCATCGCCACAACCAATTGAATCCCGTTGATGACAGCGAACTCGAGTCAGCGAGATCTCGGGGAACGTCGAGCATCCAACGCTCAACATCCAATGCTGAATTCCAAGACGCGCCGACGCGACCGGCGTCGCATCGCTACAAAAAAACTGCACCGTAGCGAGGTCTCGAGGAACGTCGAACATCCAAGGTTCAATGTTGCACTCAAGGACCCTACAGACGCGACTGGCGTCGCGTCGCTACAAGCAACTGAATCCCGTAGCGAACTCGCGCCAGCGAGGTCTCCGGAATCTCGCGAAACCAGACACACATAAAAAAGCCCCCTCGGCGAACCGAGAGGGCTTTGAAAATAAGATTTCTTTACGATCTAATTTGGTAAACCAAATTAGAAGGAGAAGATAAGCTCAACTGCACCTTGAAGGCCGTCGAAGTCATCACCTGCGAAAGCAGCGTTGTCTGTGTCGAACTCACCGTCAACATAGCTAACTTCAGTCACAAGGAAGAGGTTATCTGTGAAAGCATAACCGTGAGCCAATGTGAACTTCATTGCATCAGCTTCAAGATCGACTGCTGTGCCAGCAACATCGAGGTCAGCTTCATGATCTGTGTATGTGAAACGACCTGTGATAGATGCTTGATCGCTGTAAGCGAAGTTAGCCATCAAGAGGAATTGAAGCACTTCTTCGTTAGCTGCAAAAGTATTTGCAGAAGTACCGAAGCCAGCGTCGATAGCTGTTTCAACACCGATTGCACCCAATGTAGCACCCGACTCCAAGTCACCGTAGTTGACTTCAGCAGCGAAGATCCAAGCACCTGTTTCGAAAGTAACGTATGCGTTGATTGCGTAGTTGTCTACGTCATCACCATTCTCGTATACACCACCCAAGAAACCAGTGAGGCCTTCAGCGAGGATCACAGAACCAGCAGCTTCAACAGCGTATGTCGAATCGGGGTTACCACCGAATGCGTCGCTACCGTTGTCGTAAGCTTCGTCTTGAAGAGAAAGACCGAAGAATGTAGTGTCTGATTCGTGTGTGTATTTAACACCTTGTGCATAGCCAGGAAGCACAGATGTATCACCGATCAACATATCGTATCCGAAGGAATACTGATACAAACCAGTTGGCTCAAATGCTTCGAAACCGAGCATAGAAGCGTAACGACCTGCAGTCACTGCGCTGCCACCATCCATGTGGTATGTAACGAACGCTTGCTCAACTTCTGTTGTGGAATCATCATTGTCTTCGTAATCGAAGTCAATTTGAGCTGTAACAGTGTCGAAATCGAACAACCAGCTGATCTCAACCTGATCGATTGCGAAGCTGTTTTCGTTACCCTCATCACCAGCGAACTCGCTGTCAGTGTGAGTGTAAGACATATCTACGAAGCCTTCGAAAGAAAGGAAGTCGTTTACAACGATTTCCGCAGTCGAAAAGCTAGAAGCTGCAACAAATGCAGATGCGATAGCAATTTTGTTTTTCATATTGTATGTTTGTTTTTGTGTTTTGTTTGTTTGTTCAACCTCAGCCATACCAGCGAAAGTGCTCACACGATTGAGGTTAAAAGTAATTTAGCTATAATTATGTCCGATCCAATCGATAGCAAATAATAGCCAATAAGTTAAGAAAACTTAGGGTAAACGCTGCCTTGTAACCGCACTCTTGTTGACTGCGGGTGCCGCACTAAAGTCAGGCTTTTCGACCGCGACGACCTTCCCCTTTTTGAAAGAAATTTTACCATGCATACCACTACTGGTATCGCGCAGGCTGGTTTCGTACCAATACACTTTATCGACGCGCGGCTTAAGAGAATCTACGGAACGTGGCGGATACCCTAGCAATTCGATGACCTTCTCCTCTGTCACACCGCGCTTCACCCCGTCCCATTGCTCTTCCTGAGTCCAACGAAGATTGCGCCACGCACTACCGGCAAGAATGTCGAAAGTAGCACCATTCCCTAAGATCGAAGCTTTCGAACTCCCAGAAGACGCAACAGTATTAACCGTATTAACCGTATTGGCCGCCAAGACCTTAACCTCCTTAGTCTCTTGCTCTGTGTCCGCTAGACGCTGTTCCAATTGGAGGAGACGCTGTTCGAGCTGCGCAATGCGAGCTGCATCTGAACCAGAACCTGCATCTGCGAAAGATGACTGCAGAGGTAGGGCAAGGGAGACAACAGATGCCGCGAGGGCAGATAAATTAAATAAACTGATACGCATATTTTCCCTCACCTTCATGGTTAGTACCGAAATTAACGCAAGTAAAAAGTATGCCCTGCAATGGAAAGGAACGGCACTCTTAGAGAAAAAATTGACCCGTTAGACATCGACCAATACCACTGACTCTTATGAGCACTCAGCGTACATTTATACTACTCGCCGGCCTATTTGCCCTGACCGCCGTCATACTAGGAGCCTTCGGCGCCCACGCCCTGCAAAGTCGACTGGAATCCGCTGACACACAAGCCACCTGGGACACGGCGGTGAACTATCAAATGTGGCACGCACTGGCTCTCCTCACCTTAGCCAACTATACGCTCTCGGGACGCACCTTTAAGGTCGCCCTCTACTGCCTAAGCCTGGGCATCCCACTCTTTTCAGGCTCACTTTACTGGCTAGCACTCGACGGCCCTCGCTGGCTGGGGCCCATCACACCGCTCGGCGGCCTGCTATTTATAATTGGCTGGGCTAGCGTCACCCTAGCCGCATTCAAAATGAGAAATGAATAAGATTGGAGCTAGCCATGTGTTAAAGTCATGCAAAACCCACAAAACAAATTTGCCCCCAATAGCTTCCCATGCAAAGTATGCCGTCTATGTCAAACACACTCGATTCCCTCAAAGAACTCACCACTGTAGTCGCAGATACTGGCGACTTTGAAACACTCGCAGCCTATACGCCACAGGATGCGACCACAAATCCGTCGCTCATCCTCAAAGCACTGCAAAAAGCGGAATATGCCAGCGTTTTAGACGACGCCATCGAGTCCACAAAGGAATCCACAGCAACTGGCGAAGAACGTATCGACCTCGTCATCGACCACCTACTGGTCGGCTTCGGCCTCAAGATTCTAGAGATCGTGCCAGGGCGTGTTTCGACCGAAGTCGATGCCCGCCTGTCTTTCGACACAGAAGCCACCGTAGCCAAAGCACGCGAATTGATCGCTCTTTACGAAGCCGCAGGCATCCAGCGCGAGCGCGTGCTGATCAAAATCGCATCCACTTGGGAAGGCATACGCGCTGCTGAAATACTACAGAAAGAAGGCATACGCTGTAACATGACACTCCTCTTTTCGCTCGCCCAAGCCGTGGCCTGCGCCGAAGCGGGCGCACAACTCATCTCCCCCTTTGTCGGACGCATCCTAGACTGGTATAAAGCCAACACCGACACCAGCTACGACCGCTCCAACGACCCTGGCATTCTAAGCGTCAAGGAAATCTACACCTATTACAAGAAGTTCGGATATGAAACCGAAGTTATGGGAGCCAGCTTCCGCAACCTCGGCGAGATCTTGGAACTGGCAGGCTGCGACCTACTCACGATCAGCCCGAACCTACTGGAAGAGCTACAAGGAATGGACGAAGCCGTCGAACGCAAACTAGACGCTCAAAGCGCCAAGAGTGCCGACATCGAGCGCCTGGACGTAAGCGAGAAATCCTTCCGTTGGCTCATGAACGAAGACGCCATGGCGACCGAAAAGCTCTCGCAAGGCATCCGCGTATTCGGTCAGGACATGGTCAAAGTGCGCGAAATCGTAGCGAATAAACTGTAGCGACCTCGCGCTAGCGAGGTCACGGGGAACGCTCAACATCCAATGTTAAATTCCAGGCCGCACGGACGCGACTGGCGTCGCATCGCTACACCCAATTTCCCAACATTTACGCGCTCAAATGCTTCTGGTAAGCCTTCCAAAAATCTTCCCAGAAGTGCACCTTCCTCGGGTCCAACTTAGGATATCCTGGGAAAAGTGCACCCGCATAAGGCCATTCCCGCCAGTCTTCAACCAGTTCAGCCCGCTCGGCGTTACGCAGAATATAAACAGCCACAGGCGCAAATGCTTCGCGAGAACGATCGGACTCACGCAACACACTCTCATAAGGTTGGTGCTGCAGTTTTAAAGGCGACAGCAACAGGTTCCACTCGCGTCGCATCCAACGAATGGCTGCCCGTTGTTGAGCTCGAACATCATATCCAACCAACAGAAAATGACCATGATCCGGCATCAGGCAGTAAGCCGGGCAACATAAAAACTCACGAGCGAATGCGTGTAGGCAAATCTCACGCAAAGCGGCATGATGGACTGGATCTAGCCAACCCGTCGCCTGGCCCTTCAAACACATCGTCCAATGGACAAAACTAATGCCCTCGTAATAGCTAGAATCCAGACGCCTCAAGCCACCCTTATATTCTGGCTCGTCCATGCAGATAGGCTCCAGAAATCCGATAATAACTCAAGCCTAAAGGAGC
The nucleotide sequence above comes from Coraliomargarita algicola. Encoded proteins:
- a CDS encoding CopG family transcriptional regulator; protein product: MRKALSMSSKTTTPLTFDLQQDLLVRLKEIQLKTGARSLSEVVRYAVSNLDLSELEIANVSHRQISVRLSDELRQRLVRLSKQKKVSVGVLLRAALDSLPDELPGFSPETTMPKKKTTKKKVAAKKAARKVPAKKKAVKKKVAKKVVKKATKKAVKKVAKKTAVKKVAAKKAAKKTVAKKQAVKKKAAKKTAVKKRASKKAVKTVAPKVAQKAAKKKVAKKTAVKKRAVKKVAQKKAAKKVAKKTVKKAVKKVSVKKRAAKAAKAPSVQKTASKKVAKKASKKKSAKRKASKK
- the secG gene encoding preprotein translocase subunit SecG, producing the protein MSTLLISLLTLVLLLISAFVILIVLMQRTSQSGGMGAALGGGAAESAFGSDTNNILTKGTVYGIIAFFLVALGLYLLYQAQAADAVAEVDMSTLISAKEEESVAETITEVVESAGVSEAVTADVAAAVDKVEGTSDAVVESVEAGAAEIEAQVQEAVESVDAAASDLQPATN
- a CDS encoding RluA family pseudouridine synthase, whose translation is MTEDSNQNEKTLLDWAARLCPDSPRKRLKEWIASGRFCLDGRVVTKAGLRLSDPGASLTLGTPEKSAVAWGHRKRIHPKLVLVYLDSDLAIVDKESGLLSVPTEKQGKISAIEVLANYLNDSRGEATRRSFFGSPDAVKPLPVHRLDQYTSGLLCVALNDTARQNLIKQLRSHDFLREDIAYGDGDAVEPQGTWTNYLQLDERGYNQQLVDGPADGATQAITHYQVEEVFERHHVSKLRIRLETGLKHQIRIQAVANGLPLVGDRIYHPSTQKAVAKKGAKLPYGFKRQALHAATIGIIHPVSGKKLKFQSKIPGDMQMLEERLRVGKL
- a CDS encoding outer membrane beta-barrel protein, translating into MKNKIAIASAFVAASSFSTAEIVVNDFLSFEGFVDMSYTHTDSEFAGDEGNENSFAIDQVEISWLFDFDTVTAQIDFDYEDNDDSTTEVEQAFVTYHMDGGSAVTAGRYASMLGFEAFEPTGLYQYSFGYDMLIGDTSVLPGYAQGVKYTHESDTTFFGLSLQDEAYDNGSDAFGGNPDSTYAVEAAGSVILAEGLTGFLGGVYENGDDVDNYAINAYVTFETGAWIFAAEVNYGDLESGATLGAIGVETAIDAGFGTSANTFAANEEVLQFLLMANFAYSDQASITGRFTYTDHEADLDVAGTAVDLEADAMKFTLAHGYAFTDNLFLVTEVSYVDGEFDTDNAAFAGDDFDGLQGAVELIFSF
- a CDS encoding DUF423 domain-containing protein produces the protein MSTQRTFILLAGLFALTAVILGAFGAHALQSRLESADTQATWDTAVNYQMWHALALLTLANYTLSGRTFKVALYCLSLGIPLFSGSLYWLALDGPRWLGPITPLGGLLFIIGWASVTLAAFKMRNE
- the tal gene encoding transaldolase gives rise to the protein MSNTLDSLKELTTVVADTGDFETLAAYTPQDATTNPSLILKALQKAEYASVLDDAIESTKESTATGEERIDLVIDHLLVGFGLKILEIVPGRVSTEVDARLSFDTEATVAKARELIALYEAAGIQRERVLIKIASTWEGIRAAEILQKEGIRCNMTLLFSLAQAVACAEAGAQLISPFVGRILDWYKANTDTSYDRSNDPGILSVKEIYTYYKKFGYETEVMGASFRNLGEILELAGCDLLTISPNLLEELQGMDEAVERKLDAQSAKSADIERLDVSEKSFRWLMNEDAMATEKLSQGIRVFGQDMVKVREIVANKL